The Plasmodium vivax chromosome 12, whole genome shotgun sequence genomic interval TTCTGCATGCTGGTGTGTCCCGCCCGTTGGCTCGGCTTTGTAGCCTCACACAGCTGCTCATGTAGAGAGGCACTCAACACAGCTGCTCATGTAGAGAGGCACTCAACACAGGCGCTCATGTGGAGGCGCACACCACACCGTCTTACTTATGATCCCCTCCTCCCCTTGCAGCACCTCCCCCACCAGTGAACATCTAACTCCCTTCTGAAGAGCCACCCGAGCCCGCCTCCACACAAACCCCAGCCAAAATGACCTCAGTTAAGCATCCCAAGATAAGCGTCCTCGGCGCGGGAGACATCGGCTGCACCCTGGCCCACATGATTTGCGAAAAGAACCTGGGCGACGTGGTTCTGCACGACTTCAGAAAGGGTGAGCCGTTGACAGGCGGAAATGAACGTGCGCTGTGCGCCTGTCTCTGTGGACACCCGTCTGTGTGTACTCCTCTCTGTTCACTTCTacgtgtgcccccccccgcgcagaccTGCCCAAGGGAAGAGCCCTAGACATCCTGCACACGCGCCCCCTCAACCGATCGAGAATTAACATCCTGGGGACGAACGAAATCACAGACATTAAGGACTCCCTAGTGGTGGTCGTGACGATTGAGGTATCCGAAAGGGAGTTCGCAGAatttgatgaagaagataTAGAAAGACAGGTGTATACATCCAACGTGAAGCTACTGAAGGAGGTCTCCAAGTCCATCAAGAAGCACTGCCCTCAAGCCTTCGTCGTGGTCACCACCAACCCCGTTGATTGCATGGCCAAAGTTTTACAGGAAAATGCAAACATCCCCTCCCATAAGATCTGCGGCATGGCCGGCGTTCTTCACAGCGCCAGGCTCAGACACAACCTGGCGGAGAAGCTCAGGGTAAGTCACACGAAAAGAGGCGAGTCGCAGTGATGGCTACACTACAGAGGGTCTATCAAAACAAAAGGGGTAGCACCGTTCCCTGTACAGTTCCCTAAATACTAACTCTAAACCTAAAGCCTAACCCTAAATTtaaaccctaaccctaaatctgaaccctaaccctaaatctgaaccctaaccctaaacccatCCGAATAATCCCACAAAAATCGCCGATGCCCCCCCtacttccttccccccccccccccgcaggtaaACCCCGGAGACGTCCAAGGATTCGTCATAGGAGCCCACGGAGACAAAATGGTCCCCCTGCCACGCTACTGCTGCGTGAACGGAATCCCACTGCACGACTTCACCAAGAAGGGAGCCATCACGGAGAAAGAGATTAGCCAAATTGTGGAGAAGACAAGGAACACAGGCTTGGAGTTACTCGAGTTATTGCCAGAAGGGTCAGTTTGTTTTGCGCCTTCCTTAGCTATTGTGGAAATTATAGAGGCCTACTTGAAGGACTTGAAGAGAGTGTTGGTATGCTCGGTGCCACTGAATGGCCAGTATGGCCACAAGGGAGTCTTTGCAGGGATCCCTGTGGTCATTGGAGGCAAGGGAATAGAGAAAATCATCGAGCTGGATCTAAATGCTCAAGAAAAGGAGCTCTTTGACGACTCACTAAAGCATATTAGCTACTTGTTCGAGAACTACAAACACGAGGCGGtcgtggaggaggaagccaaGCCAAACTAGCGTCTCTCCCCGCTCGCCAGTtggcatgaaaaaaaaaaataaaataaaaaggttcCCCACGTTTTCGCATCCATGCTGTGTTCACCCTATATATCGCGTTGCTTCACTttgctgatttttttttttttcttaccccACCGCGCCGCATCCTACGTATGCTCCTCGGCAGCGCCGCACCAGCACCACGCGTTCGCCGGGTTTTTAATCGAAAGGGCAAAGAGTGTGGGGGAATTCTCCAAGCCGTCTGAGAACATACacagaaaaagaggaagagacACGGGGATCCCACCACAGTTGCAGTCACCACCCGCAGTGGCATAACCCTCgattgagcaaaaaaaaaacaaaaaaaaacatatttcctttttctccattttgctgcaaCGGAAACTGCCATTGGGGCAAAACgaccttaaaaaaaaaaaaaaaaaaaacgcacaccgGTTGGATGGCCCATCGTAAGAGCTACGCCCAACGGTTGTTTACCACCCCACTGTGAATTAAGCAAAACAGGGAAGAATCATTTGGGCC includes:
- a CDS encoding lactate/malate dehydrogenase, putative (encoded by transcript PVX_116615A); its protein translation is MTSVKHPKISVLGAGDIGCTLAHMICEKNLGDVVLHDFRKDLPKGRALDILHTRPLNRSRINILGTNEITDIKDSLVVVVTIEVSEREFAEFDEEDIERQVYTSNVKLLKEVSKSIKKHCPQAFVVVTTNPVDCMAKVLQENANIPSHKICGMAGVLHSARLRHNLAEKLRVNPGDVQGFVIGAHGDKMVPLPRYCCVNGIPLHDFTKKGAITEKEISQIVEKTRNTGLELLELLPEGSVCFAPSLAIVEIIEAYLKDLKRVLVCSVPLNGQYGHKGVFAGIPVVIGGKGIEKIIELDLNAQEKELFDDSLKHISYLFENYKHEAVVEEEAKPN